One Coccinella septempunctata chromosome 1, icCocSept1.1, whole genome shotgun sequence DNA window includes the following coding sequences:
- the LOC123320400 gene encoding uncharacterized protein LOC123320400, which yields MASSLSKIAISTASIVILSQMKELRKRRRRTTWVNSFLKGRNYTQPLDDLGAYETELFRNFCRMSLSDFNILLGKIDEKVSRKDINYRESIPASVRLAQTLRFLATGDSHGSLNYLFRISKPSISKIIPEVCEAIVHALKDYVKMPEN from the exons ATGGCGTCCTCATtatctaaaattgcaatttctactgCATCTATTGTAATACTCTCTCAAATGAAAGAACTACGCAAAAGGAGGAGACGAACAACCtgggtgaattcttttctgaaaggaagaaattataCCCAGCCGCTAGATGACTTGGGAGCGTACGAAACGGAACTTTTCagaaatttctgccgcatgtcGTTATCGGACTTTAATATATTACTCGGCAAAATTGACgaaaaagtgtcaagaaagGACATCAATTATCGAGAGAGCATTCCAGCGTCGGTTCGACTGGCACAAACACTTCGATTTTTGGCTACAGGAGATTCACATGGAAGTCTCAATTACCTTTtccgaatttcaaaaccatcaatatcgaaaattattcccgaagtctgtgaagccatcgtaCATGCACTGAAGGACTACGTAAAG ATGCCAGAAAATTAA